The segment TGTGCGGCAGCGCCAGCACCGCGCCCCGCCCGGCCGCCATCGCCTCGTCCAACTGCTCCAGGTTCTTCACCGTCACGGCCCCGGCGATCCGCTCCCGGCTCCAGGCCGGCAGCCGGAACGACTCCCGCCAGTACCGCAGGTACGAGCGCATCCCGGCCCGGGACAGCTCGCGCAGCCGGATCCCGTCCGCGTCCGGGTGGACCCGCGACAGGTTGGCCTCCAGCTGCCGCACCCCCTTGCCCCGCCGCCGCCACGCCACGTCGGCGATGGCGTCGAACAGGCCGCGCGCGACCGGCTCGGGCAGGTGCCGCAGCCCCGCCCAGCCGGCCGCGTACGCGGCGTCGACCAACCGTTCCCTCACTTGACCCCCTCGGCGGCGGCCGCCGCCTCCAGCTCCGCCGACTCCCGGCGCACGGTCAGCATCCGCTGCGCCACCGTCACCAGGCTGCCCGCCGCGACCACCCACAGGGCGACCGGCAGCAGCCACTCCACGTACGGCACCCCGAAGGTGTGCAGGCCCGCGACACCCGCCGCGGTCAGGCTGATCACCAGCCGCTCCGCCCGCTCCACCAGCCCCGACACGTTCACCGGGAAGCCCAGCGCCTCGCCGCGCGCCTTGGTGTACGACACCACCTGGCCGCTGGCCAGGCAGAAGACCGCCACCGCGCACAGCAGGTCGTCGTTCCCGCCCCCGGCGTACCACATCGCCAGGCCGCCGAAGATCGCCGCGTCGGCGACCCGGTCCAGCGTCGAGTCCAGGAACGCGCCCCACTTGCTGGAGCGGCCCGCCTGGCGGGCCATGTTCCCGTCCACCAGGTCGGAGAAGATGAACAGCGTGACGGTGATCACGCCCCAGAAGAACTCCCCGCGCGGGAAGAACACCAGCGCGCCGGCCACCGAACCGGCCGTGCCGATCAGGGTGACCGCGTCCGGACTGACGCCCCAGCGCAGCAGCAGCGCGGCGAACGGGGTGAGGACACGTGTGAAGAAGGCACGCGCGTACTTGTTGAGCATGGCCTTCCGGTCCGCTCCGCTCCTCGGAATGGCACCCGCGGGCCACCGGGTCCCCTCCGGTCGGCCCCGCCGGGCGCACGGCGCCGCGCGCCGGTCCGACAAGCTCGACCGGACAGGACCTGAGCCCGCCGGGCGACCGCGCGGATGCACCCGCCCGGCCGGACAATGGTATCCACGCTGATCGAGCGGCAGGAGGCCAGCCATGCCGGACCGGACGGCCCGCACCCCCGCACCGAGCGCCGACCGGCCCGACCTGCTGCGCAACGTGGCCCTGGTCGGCGCCGGCGGCACCGGGAAGACCACCCTCGCCGAAGCCCTCGCCCACACCGCCGGCGTCCTGACCAGGGCCGGAACCGTCCCCGACGGCACCACCACCGCCGACTGGGAGGAGATCGAGCACCGGCAGCAGCGCTCCGTCCAGCTCGCGCTCCTCCCGCTGCCCTGGCGCGGCCACAAGGTCAACCTGCTGGACGCCCCCGGCTACGCCGACTTCGCCGGCGAGCTCCAGGCCGCCCTGCGGGCCGCCGAGGCCGCCCTGTTCGTGCACTCCGCCGCCGACCCCGAGCTGCCCCGCCCGGTCCTGGAGCTCTGGCGCCGCTGCGAGCGGACCCGGCTCCCCCGCGCGGTCGTCCTCACCCACCTGAACACCGCCCGGGTCCGCCTCGACGACGTCCTGCGGATGCTCCAGGACACCCTCGGCACCCCCGACACCGTCCGCCCGCTGCACCACGTCGACCTGCGCGACGGCCGGCTGCACGGCCTCACCGACCTGCTCACCGGCCGGACGTACGGCGCCCCCGGCGACACCCCCGACCCGGCCGCCGAACGCGCCCGGCTGGTCGAGGCGCTGGCCGGCGAGGACGACACCCTGCTCGCCCGCTACCTCGACGGCGAACCGCTCGACCTCCCCGCCCTCACCGCCGGGCTGCGCCGCGAGGTGCTGGCCGGCACCCTGCACCCCGTCCTCGCCACCGCCCCCACCGCCCCCGACCGGACCGGCTGCGACGCCCTGCTCGACCTGCTCGCCGACGCCTTCCCCTCCCCCGCCGACCGCACCGACGACCTGCCCCCCGCCGACCCGGACGCCCCGCTCACCGCCCAGGTCGTGCACACCGGCGAGGACCCCTACCTCGGCCGCCTCAGCCTGCTCAAGGTCTTCGCCGGCACCCTGCGCCCCGACACCGCCGCCCGCCTCCCCGACGGCACCGAGGAGCACCTCACCGCCCCGCACAGCCCGCTCGGCCACCAGCTGCGCCCCGTCCCGCACGCCGTCGCCGGCGACCTCGCCACCGTCACCAAGCTCACCAGCGCCCGCACCGGCGACACCCTCACCGGCGCCGACGCCCCCGACGCCGCCGCCCTGCCGCCCTGGCCGCTGCCGGAGGCGCTGCTCCCGACCGCCGTCCGGGCCCGCTCCGAGGCCGACGACGACAAGCTCTCCCAGGCCCTCGGCCGGCTCTCCGCCCAGGACCCGGCGCTGCGCGTCGAACAGAACCCGGACACCGGCCAGCTCGTCCTGTGGTGCACCGGCGAGGCCCACCTCGCCGTCACCCTGGACCGGCTCACCGCCCGGCACGGCGTCCGGGTCGACACCGTCGACTACCAGGTCGCGCTGCGCGAGACCTTCGCCGCCCCCGCCGAGGGCCACGGCCGGCACGTCAAGCAGTCCGGCGGCCACGGCCAGTACGCGATCTGCGACCTCACCGTCGAACCGCTGCCCGGCGGCGGCTTCGAGTTCGTCGACCGGGTGGTCGGCGGCACCGTCCCCCGGCACTTCGTCCCCTCGGTCGAGAAGGGCGTCCGCGCCCAGCTCGCCCGGGGCCTGCGCGGCCACCCGATGACCGACGTCCGGGTCACCCTCACCGACGGCCGGGCGCACGCGGTCGACTCCTCCGACGCCGCCTTCCAGACCGCCGCCGCGCTCGCCCTCAAGGAGGCCGCCGAGCACGGCTCGGTCGAGGTCCTCGAACCCGTCGACGAGGTACGGGTGCTGCTGCCCGACGAGTACCAGGGCGCCGTCCTCGGCGACCTCTCCGCCCGCCGCGGCCACGTGCTCGGCACCGAGGTCGGCGGCGAGGGCCTCAGCCTGGTCCGCGCCGAGGTCCCCGAGCTCGAACTCGCCCGCTACCCGCTCGACCTGCGCTCGCTCTCGCACGGCACCGGCCGGTTCACCCGCCGCTACCTGCGGCACGCCCCGATGCCCGCGCACCTCGCCGCCCGGCACCCGGACGGGTAGCCGCGGTCAGGAGCGGCGCGGCAGCGCGCACGCCGGGGTGCCGCCCGGCATCCGGTCCCGGTTCCTCGCGATCCAGCGGTAGACCACGTCCGCCACCGGCCGGACCGGCGCCAGCGCCAGCACTCCGCCGGCCCACGCCCACAGCCCGCCCGACCGCATCAGCAGCCGCGCCACCGCCTGCGCCCCGCCGTACACCCGGCGGTCCGGCGTGATCCAGAGCACCTCCCGGGAGGCCCGCTCCGCCGACACCTCCCCGCCGGTGAACTCCGCCAGCGCCGCCAGGTCGGCGAACTGGTACGCCACCGCGTCCCACCCCGCCGAGGAGAGGCTCTGCCGCGGGTACCGCTCCGCCCACCGCACGCAGCTGGAGCAGAACGCGCAATCGCCGTCGAAAACCAGCACCGGCCCCGGTGCGTACGCACTCGTCATGGCGGTGATCCTCCACCCCCGCGGCGCCGGCCGACAAACCGGGGGCGTCGAACCCGCCCGCACGGGGCAACATCCCCCCGAAACCACCGCACGCGGCCGAGATGTGACCCAGGATCAGCTGATGATCCGCACAGCCGGGCCGCCGCACGGTAACCTGCCGCAGATCGATCAGGGGAGAAGGAGCTGCACAGGTGACTCAGCTCGACATGACGCCGGGCGCGCAGGTACCGCGGACGGACGTCGGCAACCAGACCGCGGTCACCCAGGCGTTCTCCTCCGCCGCGTACCGCACCGGCGAGTACACGGAGCTGGAGGCCCTCGCCGGGATCGGGATCAAGAAGGGCCGGTTCGCGCTCTTCCGCCCCAGCGCCGGCGAGGCGTTCAGCCGCGCGCTGATCGACCGCACCCTCGGCGGCGGCCGCAAGCCGCTCGTCCCCTCGCACGGCACCGACATCCGGATGGTCGTCGAGCACTGCCTCGCCGCCCAGGACCTGCGCGAGGCCCGGGACCGCCGACTGGCCGGCCTCACCCTGCTGTTCGGCGTGCTCTTCCTCCCCGGCACGCTGGTCTGGCTGGCCGCCTACCAGGCCCGCGCCTGGCTCGGCAGCAAGAAGTCCGCCGCCCGGGACGGCTTCGTCGGCACCGCCGCCCTGCTGCTCGCCTTCGGCCTGACCCTGCTGCTGCTGATCCGCCCGCCGTTCGACGGCCTGCTCGGCCTGTACTTCCGGGTGGTCATGCTGGGCCCGGCCCTCGGCTGGTACCTCGCCAAGCGCACCGTGGTCGCCAGCGTGATGCAGCAGCGCGCCCGCTGGGGCGACCTGGTCGGCGGCAGCGCCGTCGCCGCCGTCGTCCCCAAGGCCGTGCCCAAGGACCACCTGGACAAGAAGGCCAACACCCTGAAGGCCGGCCTGGACCGGCTGACCACCGAGCAGAACACCAACATCCAGCACTACGCGGGCCCCAAGGGCATCCTCGGGATCGGCGCCCGCTGGGCCGAGTGGTCGCTGCGCGAGGACCTCCGCCCCGCCGAGGGCCACCCCGACTTCCGCACCTTCCACGTCGCCGACCTGACCCGCCGGATCGCCGACCGCCTCTCCCGGCTGACCAGCAGCGACGTCCCCAACGGCGGCCTGCCCAAGCCGCAGATCAGCCACTGGGTGGTGCTGGACACCGGCGAGGGCGCCGACGAGATCGGCCGCCCCTCCGGCCCCGACATGGACGGCGACCGGATGCGCGACTTCGCCGTCCAGGAGCTGGCCAGCAAGCAGAGCCTCGGCGCCGACACCCGGCACCGGATCGCCGTCCAGTTCGTGCTGCACAAGGGCCAGTTGGTCTCCACCATCGTCATCAACACGATGGTGCTGGCGCAGAACCTGCAGATCCACGTCACCCCGCACACCCTCGGCCCGATCAACGGCTACTTCACCTCCAAGCCGAAGACCCCCGAGAAGGACGTCGCCAAGACCCTCCGCTTCTGGGAGACCCGCACCGTCCAACTCCCGGTCGTCACCGACGACGAGGTGGTCCGCCAGGCCGTCCGGGCGCCCTTCCACAAGATCCCCGGCCTGCAGAAGTGGCTCGGCGGCGGCATCTCCTTCCCCGAACCGCTCTGCCTGCGCCAGGCGTGGGCCGACCCGACCTGGAACAGCCGCTACAAGTCGGACGACACGATCTACCTGCCCAGCCCGGTCCTCGGCATCATCCACGCCGCCGTGATCGAGTTCCTGGACGAGCACGACGTCGCCACCGACCGGATCGCCAACCGCTCCAACGTCCTGCGCGGCGAACTCCAGGGCGCCCGCCCGTTCCGCGCCGACAAGTACGACGCCGGCTGAGCCGGCCCCGCCGCGGCACGCGTTCAGGGGCGTACGGGAGACCTCCCGTACGCCCCTGAACGCATAGTCAGCCCGCCACCCGGGACAGGCTCAAACCGGCCATACCTCGGCCAGCATCTTGCGGGTGTCCGCCAGCAGCTGCGGCAGCACCTTGGTCTGCCCCACCACCGGCATGAAGTTGGTGTCCCCGCCCCAGCGCGGCACCACGTGCTGGTGCAGGTGCGCGGCGATCCCCGCCCCGGCGGCCGCCCCCTGGTTCATCCCGATGTTGAACCCGTGCGCCCCCGAGGCCGCCCGCAGCGCCGTCATCGCCTTCTTGGTGAACTCCCCG is part of the Kitasatospora setae KM-6054 genome and harbors:
- the pgsA gene encoding phosphatidylinositol phosphate synthase, with amino-acid sequence MLNKYARAFFTRVLTPFAALLLRWGVSPDAVTLIGTAGSVAGALVFFPRGEFFWGVITVTLFIFSDLVDGNMARQAGRSSKWGAFLDSTLDRVADAAIFGGLAMWYAGGGNDDLLCAVAVFCLASGQVVSYTKARGEALGFPVNVSGLVERAERLVISLTAAGVAGLHTFGVPYVEWLLPVALWVVAAGSLVTVAQRMLTVRRESAELEAAAAAEGVK
- a CDS encoding elongation factor G, translated to MPDRTARTPAPSADRPDLLRNVALVGAGGTGKTTLAEALAHTAGVLTRAGTVPDGTTTADWEEIEHRQQRSVQLALLPLPWRGHKVNLLDAPGYADFAGELQAALRAAEAALFVHSAADPELPRPVLELWRRCERTRLPRAVVLTHLNTARVRLDDVLRMLQDTLGTPDTVRPLHHVDLRDGRLHGLTDLLTGRTYGAPGDTPDPAAERARLVEALAGEDDTLLARYLDGEPLDLPALTAGLRREVLAGTLHPVLATAPTAPDRTGCDALLDLLADAFPSPADRTDDLPPADPDAPLTAQVVHTGEDPYLGRLSLLKVFAGTLRPDTAARLPDGTEEHLTAPHSPLGHQLRPVPHAVAGDLATVTKLTSARTGDTLTGADAPDAAALPPWPLPEALLPTAVRARSEADDDKLSQALGRLSAQDPALRVEQNPDTGQLVLWCTGEAHLAVTLDRLTARHGVRVDTVDYQVALRETFAAPAEGHGRHVKQSGGHGQYAICDLTVEPLPGGGFEFVDRVVGGTVPRHFVPSVEKGVRAQLARGLRGHPMTDVRVTLTDGRAHAVDSSDAAFQTAAALALKEAAEHGSVEVLEPVDEVRVLLPDEYQGAVLGDLSARRGHVLGTEVGGEGLSLVRAEVPELELARYPLDLRSLSHGTGRFTRRYLRHAPMPAHLAARHPDG
- a CDS encoding thiol-disulfide oxidoreductase DCC family protein, producing the protein MTSAYAPGPVLVFDGDCAFCSSCVRWAERYPRQSLSSAGWDAVAYQFADLAALAEFTGGEVSAERASREVLWITPDRRVYGGAQAVARLLMRSGGLWAWAGGVLALAPVRPVADVVYRWIARNRDRMPGGTPACALPRRS